In Sciurus carolinensis chromosome 13, mSciCar1.2, whole genome shotgun sequence, a genomic segment contains:
- the LOC124962942 gene encoding LOW QUALITY PROTEIN: spermatogenesis-associated serine-rich protein 2-like (The sequence of the model RefSeq protein was modified relative to this genomic sequence to represent the inferred CDS: substituted 1 base at 1 genomic stop codon) encodes MSRKQSQKDSSGFIFDLQSNTVLAQGGTFENMKEKINAVRAIVPNKSNNEIILVLQHFDNCVDKTVQAFMEGSASEVLKEWTVTGKKKNXKKKSKPKSTAKASNSILDFSKSVSIQEEQSVPSSGKGGINGYHVNGAINDTESVDSLSEGLETLSVDARELEDPESGLPDTLDRTGSVLENGVSDFESRSSTEHPIQNAQHSRNAAKSLSRSTTGPQFSSLGMEDIPLSSTNKKLDSNIEKSVKDLQRCTVSLARYRVVVKEEMDASIKKMKQAFAELQSCLMDREVALLAEMDKVKAEAMEILLSRQKKAELLEKMTDEAVRMSEEQLVELRADIKHFVSERKYDEDLGRVARFTCDVETLKKSIDSFGQVSHPKNSYSNRSRCSSVISVSLSDPSDASAASSSTCASAASLTGANKRNSAPGETPTANSSQPYQPHQEVLSGNRRGGQGFRPQGQKSSDPMSQGQHDSMGRYRSSSWYSSGSRYQSAPPQAPGNTSEWGQAHSAGTNGTGASMEACPPKPSFKKGLPQRKPRTSQPEAMNS; translated from the coding sequence AACAAAGCCAGAAGGATTCATCAGGATTCATTTTTGATTTACAGTCCAATACTGTACTGGCCCAGGGAGGTACTTTtgagaacatgaaagaaaagataaatgcaGTGCGTGCAATAGTTCCCAATAAGAGCAACAATGAGATCATCCTGGTTTTGCAGCATTTTGATAATTGTGTGGACAAAACAGTTCAAGCATTCATGGAAGGGAGTGCCAGTGAAGTACTCAAAGAATGGACAGTAACAGgcaagaaaaagaactaaaagaagaaaagcaaaccaaaatcTACAGCCAAAGCAAGTAACAGTATCCTAGATTTCAGTAAATCGGTTTCCATTCAAGAGGAGcaatctgtgccttcctcaggaAAAGGTGGCATTAATGGTTACCATGTCAATGGTGCCATCAATGATACAGAGTCTGTGGACTCACTCAGTGAAGGTTTGGAGACACTTTCAGTAGATGCCAGAGAACTAGAAGATCCTGAGTCTGGCTTGCCAGATACACTGGATAGAACAGGATCCGTACTGGAGAATGGTGTCTCTGACTTTGAGTCCAGGTCTTCAACTGAACACCCTATTCAGAATGCCCAACATTCCAGGAATGCTGCCAAATCTCTCTCAAGATCCACCACAGGACCTCAGTTTTCCAGTCTGGGAATGGAGGACATTCCACTCTCCTCCACCAATAAAAAACTTGATTCCAATATTGAAAAATCTGTAAAAGACCTCCAGCGCTGCACAGTCTCTCTTGCACGGTATCGAGTTGTAGTTAAAGAAGAGATGGATGCttccattaagaaaatgaaacaagctTTTGCTGAACTGCAAAGTTGTTTAATGGATCGAGAAGTGGCATTGCTTGCTGAAATGGATAAAGTGAAAGCTGAAGCAATGGAAATTTTGCTTAGCCGACAAAAGAAAGCTGAACTTCTAGAGAAGATGACTGATGAGGCTGTGCGAATGTCAGAGGAGCAATTGGTCGAGCTCAGAGCTGATATCAAACACTTTGTTAGTGAACGTAAATATGATGAGGATCTGGGACGAGTAGCCCGATTCACCTGTGATGTAGAGACTCTAAAGAAGAGCATTGATTCCTTTGGACAAGTGTCGCATCCAAAGAACAGCTATTCAAACAGATCACGATGTAGCTCAGTTATATCTGTGTCCTTGAGTGACCCAAGTGATGCCTCTGCTGCTTCCTCTTCGACCTGTGCCTCTGCTGCCAGCCTTACAGGTGCTAACAAGAGAAATTCAGCACCAGGAGAGACTCCTACAGCCAACAGCAGCCAACCCTACCAGCCTCATCAGGAAGTATTGTCGGGGAACAGACGAGGAGGACAAGGCTTCAGGCCTCAAGGCCAAAAGTCCAGTGACCCTATGAGCCAAGGGCAACATGACAGTATGGGTCGTTACAGAAGTAGCTCCTGGTATTCATCTGGTTCTAGGTATCAGAGTGCTCCACCCCAGGCACCTGGAAACACTAGTGAGTGGGGCCAGGCTCACTCTGCAGGGACCAATGGAACTGGAGCCAG